A window of Hemibagrus wyckioides isolate EC202008001 linkage group LG03, SWU_Hwy_1.0, whole genome shotgun sequence contains these coding sequences:
- the LOC131344994 gene encoding deoxycytidylate deaminase-like, translating into MASKRKSKDDISVPSLTHRQYEDDVYFMSVALMFAKKSPDPSTKVGACIVNEGKIVGVGFNMMPNGCEEAFIKLWKRDDEDRLKTKYPYVCHAELNAIMNKTSVDVKGCTIYVTLFPCNECAKLIIQSGIRKVLYLSNKYADTEDNEASVELLNRAGVTHRPFTLKQEVRDLLDSINPFAE; encoded by the exons ATGGCCAGCAAAAGAAAGAGTAAGGATGACATCAGTGTTCCATCGCT GACACATAGACAATATGAGGATGATGTATATTTTATGTCTGTTGCCCTGATGTTTGCTAAGAAGAGCCCTGATCCTAGCACAAAG GTGGGAGCATGCATCGTAAATGAGGGAAAAATTGTGGGAGTCGGCTTTAACATGATGCCCAATGGCTGTGAGGAAGCGTTTATTAAACTCTGGAAGCGTGATGATGAGGACAGACTGAAGACAAAATACCCGTACG TGTGTCATGCGGAGCTGAATGCCATCATGAATAAAACCTCAGTGGATGTGAAAGGATGCACCATTTACGTCACTCTGTTTCCCTGTAACGAGTGTGCTAAACTCATCATCCaatcag GTATAAGAAAGGTGCtttatttatcaaataaataTGCTGATACAGAAGACAATGAGGCTTCTGTCGAACTGCTGAACAGAGCAGGTGTTACGCACAG GCCGTTTACATTAAAGCAGGAAGTTCGTGACTTGCTGGACTCCATCAATCCCTTTGCTGAGTGA